From Salvelinus namaycush isolate Seneca chromosome 2, SaNama_1.0, whole genome shotgun sequence, one genomic window encodes:
- the arsa gene encoding arylsulfatase A, with the protein MGHFLSLTTLLYLLVTSCSGSPPSNFILLFADDLGFGDLGCYGHPTSLTPNLDRLAADGLRFTDFYCTSPVCSPSRASLLTGRYQTRSGVYPGVFYPGSRGGLPLNETTIAEVLKPLGYATAAMGKWHLGVGENGMYLPTRQGFDHYLGVPYSHDMGPCQNLTCFPPDVKCFGHCDVGVVTIPLMHNDVIKQQPVDFLDLERVYSDFATDFITQSTRKKQPFFLYYPSHHTHYPQYAGPATAGRSRRGPFGDALLEFDSTVGNLLSALEHTGVLNNTLILFTADNGPELMRMSRGGNAGPLKCGKGTTYEGGMREPAIAYWPGTITPGVTHELASTLDIMPTIAGLAGAKLPMVQLDGVDMTDILVNHGPSKREAMMFYPTDPSEKYGLFALRLGKYKAHFYTRGAGHSETTPDQDCHIISFLKPHDPPLLFDLESDPSENYPLSPLGRPDLQALLQRIGVVKEQFEASMEFGESQIGKGSDPDLEPCCTPHCSPKPSCCQCG; encoded by the exons ATGGGCCATTTTCTATCTCTCACCACCTTACTGTACCTGCTTGTTACGAGCTGCTCGGGCTCCCCTCCCTCGAATTTCATCCTCCTGTTCGCGGACGACCTGGGGTTCGGCGACCTAGGATGCTACGGCCATCCAACCTCGCTCACCCCCAACCTGGACCGATTGGCGGCCGACGGACTGAGATTCACTGACTTCTACTGCACCAGTCCCGTCTGCAGCCCCTCCAG GGCGTCTTTGCTGACAGGGCGCTACCAGACCCGGTCAGGGGTGTACCCGGGGGTGTTCTACCCCGGTTCCCGCGGGGGTCTACCGCTGAACGAGACCACCATAGCAGAGGTGCTAAAGCCCCTGGGCTACGCCACGGCAGCCATGGGGAAATGGCACCTGGGGGTGGGGGAGAACGGGATGTACCTGCCCACCCGACAGGGTTTTGACCACTACCTGGGGGTCCCCTACTCCCATGACATG GGACCCTGTCAGAATCTGACATGTTTCCCTCCAGATGTTAAATGCTTCGGACACTGTGACGTCGGCGTGGTAACCATCCCACTAATGCACAATGATGTCATAAAGCAGCAGCCTGTGGACTTCCTGGATCTGGAGAGGGTTTACAGTGACTTTGCCACAGACTTCATCACCCAGTCTACCAGGAAGAAACAACCCTTCTTCCTCTACTACCCCTCCCAT CACACCCACTACCCCCAGTATGCAGGTCCGGCAACGGCAGGGCGGTCTCGTAGGGGTCCGTTTGGTGACGCTCTGCTGGAATTTGACTCTACAGTAGGGAATCTGCTCTCAGCTCTGGAACATACTGGCGTCCTCAACAACACTCTCATACTGTTCACTGCTGATAATGG gCCTGAGTTGATGCGTATGTCTCGAGGGGGTAATGCTGGTCCTCTGAAGTGTGGTAAGGGCACCACCTATGAAGGGGGCATGAGAGAACCTGCCATCGCCTACTGGCCTGGGACCATCacaccag GGGTCACCCATGAGCTGGCTAGCACCCTGGATATCATGCCCACCATCGCAGGGCTGGCGGGGGCCAAACTACCAATGGTGCAGCTGGACGGAGTGGACATGACGGACATCTTGGTCAACCACGGACCG AGTAAGAGAGAGGCCATGATGTTCTACCCTACAGACCCCAGTGAGAAGTACGGCTTGTTCGCTCTCAGGCTGGGCAAATACAAGGCTCACTTCTACACACGCg GTGCAGGCCATAGTGAGACCACCCCAGACCAGGACTGTCACATAATCTCCTTCCTGAAGCCCCATGATCCTCCCCTGCTGTTTGACTTGGAGTCTGACCCCAGTGAGAACTACCCCTTGTCTCCGCTGGGACGCCCCGACCTGCAGgccctgctgcagaggataggcGTGGTCAAGGAACAGTTTGAAGCCTCCATGGAGTTTGGGGAGAGCCAGATCGGGAAAGGTAGCGACCCTGATCTTGAGCCCTGCTGCACCCCGCACTGCTCCCCCAAACCTTCCTGCTGCCAGTGTGGCTGA